One genomic segment of Novisyntrophococcus fermenticellae includes these proteins:
- a CDS encoding DeoR/GlpR family DNA-binding transcription regulator: MRTERIDQVEEYILTNKTVTIDKLCEAFNVSKNTIRRDIGQLLDRGRIKKVYGGVTALSDSSLIPLTPYSLRNTTFESEKDLICRQAASFIEDDDLIYIDTGTTSQNMIDYLGNKKCTIITNSLQVAIKAVNYPNITLISLSGKLKRETLSFVGSTVEEALKTYNIGKAFLCCTGVTIKNGLTNASMDEYQIKKIVVENSQCRYLLADHTKFGKFSLMTYSPLSDIEHVITDQKPSTDYMNFFITHDINLHITGE, from the coding sequence ATGCGAACAGAAAGAATCGACCAGGTCGAAGAATATATACTTACAAATAAAACTGTAACAATTGATAAATTATGTGAAGCTTTTAATGTTTCAAAAAATACGATTCGGCGGGATATCGGACAACTTTTAGACCGGGGCAGAATTAAGAAGGTCTATGGCGGGGTAACTGCACTTTCTGATTCATCCCTCATACCTCTGACCCCCTATAGTCTGCGAAATACCACTTTTGAAAGCGAAAAGGACTTGATTTGCAGGCAGGCCGCCAGCTTCATCGAGGACGATGACCTTATCTATATAGATACCGGCACCACAAGCCAAAACATGATCGACTATCTGGGGAATAAAAAATGTACTATCATCACTAATTCACTCCAGGTTGCCATCAAAGCGGTTAATTATCCGAATATTACGCTCATCTCTTTATCCGGGAAATTAAAACGCGAAACGCTTTCCTTTGTCGGCAGCACCGTAGAGGAAGCGCTGAAAACTTATAACATTGGCAAAGCTTTTTTATGCTGCACCGGGGTTACTATTAAAAATGGCCTGACAAACGCTTCCATGGATGAGTATCAAATTAAGAAAATTGTAGTAGAAAACAGTCAATGCCGCTACCTGTTGGCGGATCATACCAAATTCGGGAAATTTTCATTGATGACCTATAGTCCGTTATCCGACATTGAACATGTGATTACCGATCAGAAGCCATCAACAGATTACATGAATTTCTTCATTACGCACGACATTAACTTACACATTACCGGAGAATGA
- a CDS encoding N-acetyltransferase, giving the protein MAKDKKSKVIRKANINDLGVISSIYETARRFMASQGNPGQWGQHYPPKEQIIEDIEKEQLYVYETEGDVHGVFVFAIGEDPTYQHIENGSWISDSTYGFIHRVAGDGTQKGLVKNIMEYCSKTISHLRIDTHEDNKIMQHLILKNGFKQCGIIFTANGSPRIAFERMAEGKIHGK; this is encoded by the coding sequence ATGGCAAAAGACAAGAAAAGCAAAGTGATAAGAAAAGCAAATATAAATGATCTGGGGGTCATTTCTTCCATATATGAAACGGCAAGAAGGTTTATGGCTTCTCAGGGCAATCCCGGGCAATGGGGACAGCATTACCCTCCGAAAGAACAAATCATTGAAGATATAGAGAAAGAACAATTGTATGTATATGAGACAGAGGGAGATGTGCACGGCGTATTCGTATTTGCAATTGGTGAAGACCCTACATATCAGCATATAGAAAATGGTTCATGGATATCTGACAGCACTTACGGATTTATTCACAGAGTAGCAGGTGATGGAACGCAAAAGGGGTTAGTGAAGAATATTATGGAATACTGTTCCAAAACCATATCCCATCTGAGGATAGATACGCATGAGGATAATAAAATCATGCAGCATTTGATTTTGAAAAACGGGTTTAAACAATGCGGAATAATATTCACAGCTAATGGCAGTCCACGGATTGCATTTGAAAGAATGGCGGAGGGAAAAATTCATGGGAAATGA
- a CDS encoding DUF2961 domain-containing protein has translation MADIKGPGCITEIFFTTDHVKLSELVLRIYWDNEEVPSVEAPVGMFFANGFDEHKHAVQSAVILALPRNAYSSYWQMPFKSHARITLTHEGTEDISCIAYRVMYQLYKIPEETMYFHVVYNRGMTCFDKPTYTILEGIEGEGCYVGTYLAWNALNSDWYME, from the coding sequence TTGGCTGATATCAAGGGACCGGGCTGTATAACAGAAATATTTTTCACTACAGATCATGTAAAATTAAGTGAACTGGTACTGCGCATTTATTGGGATAATGAAGAGGTTCCTTCTGTAGAAGCACCCGTGGGGATGTTTTTCGCAAATGGATTTGATGAACACAAGCATGCAGTGCAATCGGCTGTAATACTTGCGCTGCCGCGAAATGCCTATAGCAGCTACTGGCAGATGCCTTTTAAGAGTCATGCGAGAATTACTCTGACACACGAAGGAACAGAAGATATCTCCTGCATTGCCTATCGGGTGATGTATCAGCTTTATAAAATACCGGAGGAAACTATGTATTTTCATGTTGTTTATAACCGAGGGATGACCTGCTTTGACAAACCGACCTATACAATCTTAGAAGGTATAGAAGGAGAAGGGTGCTATGTCGGCACATATCTGGCATGGAATGCACTGAATAGTGACTGGTATATGGAATAG
- a CDS encoding carboxypeptidase regulatory-like domain-containing protein — MLPPLTRDEADYENNYDDGVKTWDNLAGNNASTAISVESGQTKIVFPGGGHANAYETMAPQFKNGCVEMDITSAKEAPRIGILLRATDMTHRVYLGTGDTADTWFAEYWNGSGNTWSDMHAGNKFAANTAMHLKAEIVDNTASLWVNGTLVVRQTMSGMPSGAGYVGLNSRQSHTVYVDNVKVTSYDLPAGNLQNIAGNVVNTDGTVIENALVELLNNSGDVLKKTTTDALGNYKFKNIEIGEYQVRITSGEFVKEIPVTVVTGDDYVVVDKAVIGQAVKTELQDLISYAESQKQEPQYQYVVPAVKTLFEQRLTEAIAVNDKEHASQTEVDEAYKALLHMVHMLSYIGNSESLKVLAECVEGMQLEGVYTEETVKSVREALDAAKGVLANENALQDEIDAAKDALQNAIDALEKIPVDKSRLEKLVKEAGEYEAKSDQYTPVTAESFKAALEGARAVLADKEAIQEKVDSAYGTLQNAIFALREIPDKSKLEGLIKKVEKLDLNEYTAQTVSPLRAALAIAKETVEDPNATKADVDAAEKRLQESIDGLKKTKAQTDNENDKTDGSSKPDGSNTSGGGSKPITNKQVKTGDTTNIAVWAVLMVLALGCGCITFILVRKRRLRK; from the coding sequence ATGCTTCCTCCGCTGACAAGAGATGAGGCAGATTATGAAAATAACTATGATGATGGTGTGAAGACGTGGGATAATCTTGCAGGTAACAACGCAAGTACGGCAATTAGCGTGGAAAGCGGACAGACAAAGATTGTCTTTCCGGGCGGCGGACATGCGAATGCATATGAGACAATGGCTCCGCAGTTCAAAAACGGCTGCGTGGAGATGGATATCACGTCTGCAAAGGAGGCTCCCCGTATTGGCATCCTGCTCAGAGCAACCGATATGACACATAGAGTTTATCTCGGAACAGGAGACACTGCAGATACATGGTTTGCGGAATACTGGAATGGCTCCGGAAACACATGGTCAGATATGCACGCGGGAAATAAATTTGCGGCGAATACAGCCATGCACCTGAAAGCAGAGATTGTCGACAACACAGCTTCCCTCTGGGTGAACGGAACTCTGGTCGTCCGGCAGACGATGAGCGGAATGCCGTCAGGGGCAGGATATGTAGGCCTCAATTCAAGACAAAGCCATACGGTATATGTGGACAATGTAAAAGTAACATCCTATGATCTTCCTGCAGGCAATCTGCAGAATATTGCAGGAAACGTGGTTAACACCGATGGCACGGTAATCGAAAATGCATTGGTTGAACTGCTTAATAACAGCGGGGATGTCCTGAAGAAGACGACAACGGATGCGCTTGGAAATTATAAGTTCAAAAATATCGAAATTGGAGAATATCAGGTGAGAATCACCAGTGGTGAATTCGTAAAAGAAATTCCGGTAACGGTAGTAACAGGGGATGACTACGTGGTAGTGGATAAGGCTGTTATAGGGCAGGCTGTAAAAACAGAGCTGCAGGACTTGATTTCATATGCAGAAAGTCAGAAGCAAGAGCCACAATATCAGTATGTCGTTCCGGCTGTAAAAACTCTATTTGAGCAGAGACTTACGGAAGCAATCGCTGTGAATGACAAGGAGCATGCATCTCAGACTGAGGTAGATGAAGCTTACAAAGCATTACTTCATATGGTTCATATGCTGTCTTATATCGGAAACAGTGAGAGTCTTAAGGTTCTTGCCGAGTGTGTGGAGGGTATGCAGCTTGAAGGTGTCTATACTGAGGAGACTGTAAAAAGTGTCCGGGAGGCTTTGGATGCTGCGAAAGGAGTGCTTGCAAATGAAAATGCACTTCAAGATGAAATCGATGCAGCAAAAGATGCACTGCAGAATGCAATAGATGCGCTCGAAAAAATTCCGGTTGACAAGTCCAGGCTTGAGAAACTTGTGAAAGAGGCCGGGGAATATGAGGCAAAGAGTGATCAGTATACGCCGGTAACGGCCGAGAGCTTCAAGGCAGCTCTGGAAGGAGCAAGAGCAGTTCTTGCTGACAAAGAGGCAATTCAGGAAAAAGTAGATTCCGCCTACGGTACTCTGCAGAATGCTATTTTTGCACTACGCGAAATTCCGGATAAGAGTAAACTGGAAGGGTTAATCAAAAAAGTTGAAAAACTGGATCTGAACGAGTATACAGCGCAAACAGTCAGCCCACTGCGTGCCGCACTTGCAATTGCAAAAGAAACGGTGGAAGATCCGAATGCAACGAAGGCTGATGTAGACGCAGCAGAAAAGAGACTCCAGGAATCTATAGATGGTCTCAAGAAGACAAAGGCACAGACGGATAATGAGAATGATAAAACGGATGGAAGCAGTAAGCCGGACGGAAGCAATACGTCAGGTGGAGGCAGTAAGCCGATTACGAATAAGCAGGTTAAGACCGGTGATACGACAAATATAGCAGTGTGGGCAGTGCTTATGGTTCTGGCACTTGGATGTGGATGTATAACATTCATACTTGTAAGAAAAAGACGTCTTCGGAAATAA
- a CDS encoding class II fructose-bisphosphate aldolase produces the protein MALVKMKKLLEQAETKGVGIGAFSVGNMEMIMGAVQAAEELQTPIILQIAEVRLKNSPLAFVGPMMVSAAQKAKVDIAVHLDHGLTIETVKAALNMGFTSVMLDASTRPFEDNISKTQEVVRLARTFGATVEAELGLVGGSEDGSSNHGIKCTDPDDARVFAEQTGIDALAIAIGNAHGNYPAAPRLQFEVLKAINKAVDIPLVLHGGSGITDEDFQKAISLGIRKINIATASFNSLTEYARRYFTDNDSYNYFDLDKAMIEGTYENVKRHMKVFHHAFTGAV, from the coding sequence ATGGCACTGGTAAAAATGAAGAAATTGTTGGAACAGGCTGAGACAAAGGGGGTTGGCATAGGCGCCTTCAGTGTCGGAAATATGGAGATGATTATGGGGGCAGTACAGGCGGCGGAAGAACTTCAGACTCCGATAATTTTACAGATAGCGGAGGTAAGGCTTAAGAATTCCCCCCTTGCATTTGTTGGGCCGATGATGGTGAGTGCGGCCCAAAAGGCCAAGGTTGATATCGCTGTCCACCTGGATCATGGACTGACCATAGAAACAGTAAAAGCAGCTTTAAATATGGGATTTACCTCGGTAATGCTGGATGCTTCCACCAGACCGTTTGAGGATAATATATCCAAAACACAGGAAGTGGTCCGGCTTGCCAGGACGTTTGGAGCGACGGTTGAAGCCGAACTGGGGCTGGTCGGCGGCAGCGAGGACGGGAGCAGCAATCATGGCATTAAGTGTACCGATCCTGATGATGCAAGGGTCTTTGCGGAGCAAACCGGTATTGATGCCCTGGCCATCGCCATAGGCAATGCACATGGTAATTATCCGGCCGCACCCAGGCTCCAGTTTGAGGTGTTAAAGGCAATTAACAAAGCAGTTGATATTCCTCTGGTGCTGCATGGGGGAAGCGGCATCACGGATGAGGATTTCCAAAAAGCGATTTCTCTGGGGATCCGAAAAATAAATATTGCCACGGCCAGTTTTAACAGCCTGACGGAGTATGCCCGCCGGTATTTTACCGATAATGACAGTTATAATTACTTTGATTTAGACAAGGCAATGATTGAAGGCACTTATGAAAATGTAAAACGTCATATGAAAGTCTTTCATCATGCTTTTACAGGTGCAGTATGA
- a CDS encoding CoA-acylating methylmalonate-semialdehyde dehydrogenase, whose product MAEVKTLSPFINGEYVMSKTEKYTDAFNPSTGEVIAKVPCCTVEEVEAAIDAAKAAYPGWSSTPVVKRVQILYKLRDLIIEHMDELTELVARENGKNWAEAMGDVLKAKEGTEQAIAAPSLMMGESTMDASKGYDTVLYREPLGVFAGIVPYNFPAMIPMGWMTPMCIACGNTIVIKAATFDPQSALRFAQLYKEAGLPDGVLNIVTCSRKESEIFLSHPDIRGISFVGSTSVGKHIYQMGASNGKRVQALCEAKNHALVLEDAHIERTAAGIINSAFGCGGQRCMALPVVVVQESIADKLVAKIKELASNLKVGPAYDKSTQLGPVINAGHKESILNWIQKGIDEGAELILDGREVTVEGFEKGFYLGPTIFDKVTPEMSIGDKEIFGPVLCIKRVKNFEEGLELMNRNEFANGSVIYTQSGYYSREFVRHTDGGMVGINVGIPVPVGMYPFSGHKNSFFGDLHCLGKDGYRFYTETKVVTTTWFDEEEGKKEKTSTWDGTI is encoded by the coding sequence ATGGCAGAAGTGAAAACCTTATCCCCATTTATTAATGGGGAATATGTTATGTCTAAGACGGAGAAGTACACAGACGCATTTAACCCCAGTACCGGTGAAGTAATCGCTAAAGTTCCCTGCTGTACAGTAGAGGAAGTAGAGGCAGCTATTGATGCGGCTAAGGCGGCCTATCCGGGATGGTCATCAACTCCGGTAGTCAAAAGGGTCCAGATTCTTTATAAACTGAGAGATTTGATTATTGAGCACATGGACGAGCTGACCGAACTGGTAGCGAGAGAGAACGGAAAAAACTGGGCTGAGGCAATGGGCGATGTTTTAAAGGCGAAAGAAGGAACTGAGCAGGCGATTGCCGCACCCTCTTTAATGATGGGTGAGAGTACCATGGATGCCTCTAAGGGTTATGATACTGTCCTTTACCGGGAACCATTAGGTGTATTTGCCGGTATCGTTCCTTATAATTTTCCGGCGATGATTCCCATGGGCTGGATGACCCCGATGTGTATTGCCTGTGGAAATACGATTGTAATTAAGGCAGCTACTTTTGATCCTCAAAGTGCACTGCGCTTTGCCCAATTATACAAAGAAGCAGGTTTGCCGGACGGTGTCCTGAATATCGTAACGTGTTCAAGAAAGGAATCAGAAATTTTCTTAAGTCATCCGGATATCAGGGGTATTTCTTTTGTCGGTTCAACATCTGTAGGAAAGCATATCTACCAGATGGGAGCAAGCAACGGCAAGAGAGTACAGGCTCTTTGCGAAGCTAAGAATCATGCACTGGTGCTTGAGGATGCCCACATTGAGAGAACCGCTGCCGGAATCATCAATTCAGCCTTTGGCTGTGGCGGACAAAGATGTATGGCTTTGCCGGTAGTTGTTGTACAGGAAAGTATTGCTGATAAATTAGTAGCTAAGATAAAAGAACTGGCCTCTAATCTGAAGGTTGGTCCGGCATATGATAAGTCCACGCAGCTGGGTCCGGTAATCAATGCAGGGCACAAGGAATCCATTCTTAATTGGATTCAGAAAGGAATTGATGAAGGCGCCGAACTGATATTGGATGGCCGTGAGGTTACGGTCGAAGGCTTTGAAAAGGGTTTTTATCTGGGACCAACTATCTTTGACAAGGTGACTCCGGAGATGAGTATCGGTGATAAAGAAATCTTTGGACCGGTTCTTTGTATCAAAAGGGTTAAAAACTTTGAGGAAGGTTTAGAACTGATGAATCGTAATGAATTCGCAAACGGTTCCGTAATCTATACGCAGAGTGGTTACTATTCACGTGAATTTGTAAGACATACGGACGGAGGTATGGTTGGAATCAATGTCGGTATTCCGGTGCCGGTAGGAATGTATCCCTTCTCCGGTCATAAGAATTCCTTCTTTGGTGATTTGCATTGCCTGGGCAAAGACGGCTATCGCTTCTATACCGAGACAAAAGTGGTAACGACAACCTGGTTCGATGAAGAAGAAGGGAAAAAAGAAAAAACTTCTACCTGGGATGGAACGATCTAA
- the namA gene encoding NADPH dehydrogenase NamA, with translation MYLFKPFTVKDTTMRNRIVMPPMCMYSAGNDGMPTEFHFTHYTSRAVGQVGLIILEATGVLPCGRISDHCLGLWNENQAKAIAPIVTACQKQGAKVAIQLNHAGRKCEAQEETIYAPSAIPFDQNSPMPKEMTEDDIHAVVNAFGSAAKRASEIGFDALEIHGAHGYLLSEFLSPLTNYRTDSYGGTTENRCRILIEVLQAVRQVWPEGKPVLLRVSAEDYEQEGIHPEEMIRIVELVKPYIDVLDVSTGGVVPTPPAAIYPGYQVKIAEELKRATGIPTVTVGLITEPHQAEEILGEGRADLVALGRELLRNPYWVLHTARDLNIEYPWPEQYLRGFNTRK, from the coding sequence ATGTATTTATTTAAACCATTTACGGTAAAAGATACGACGATGCGCAATAGAATCGTTATGCCTCCCATGTGCATGTACAGTGCAGGAAACGATGGCATGCCGACAGAGTTCCACTTTACACATTACACTTCACGTGCGGTAGGGCAGGTTGGATTGATTATCCTGGAGGCAACCGGTGTGCTGCCGTGCGGCCGTATTTCCGACCATTGTCTCGGTCTATGGAATGAGAATCAGGCAAAGGCAATTGCCCCGATTGTTACTGCCTGCCAGAAACAGGGCGCAAAAGTAGCAATTCAGCTCAATCATGCAGGACGTAAGTGCGAGGCACAGGAAGAAACAATTTATGCGCCCAGTGCTATTCCATTTGATCAGAATTCTCCGATGCCGAAAGAAATGACGGAAGACGATATTCATGCCGTTGTCAATGCATTTGGAAGTGCTGCAAAGCGGGCATCCGAAATAGGATTTGATGCGCTTGAGATTCATGGAGCGCATGGCTATCTGCTCAGTGAATTCTTATCACCGTTGACAAATTACCGTACAGACAGTTATGGTGGAACAACGGAAAACAGATGTCGTATTTTGATTGAGGTGCTGCAGGCGGTGCGCCAGGTCTGGCCGGAGGGAAAACCGGTTTTGCTGCGTGTATCAGCCGAAGATTATGAGCAGGAGGGCATACATCCCGAGGAAATGATCAGAATTGTTGAATTGGTGAAGCCGTATATTGATGTGCTGGACGTCAGTACAGGTGGAGTAGTGCCTACACCTCCGGCTGCGATTTATCCCGGTTATCAGGTGAAGATTGCGGAGGAGCTGAAACGAGCCACCGGAATTCCGACAGTTACAGTCGGGCTGATTACAGAACCTCATCAGGCAGAGGAAATACTGGGTGAAGGCCGTGCAGACCTCGTTGCACTTGGGCGAGAACTTCTGCGCAATCCATATTGGGTGCTTCATACGGCACGCGATTTGAACATCGAATACCCCTGGCCGGAACAGTATTTGCGCGGATTCAATACAAGAAAGTGA
- a CDS encoding AlkZ-related protein — translation MGNEHGEWIMHGLAWDDQRRIRTADELISFINKIGFLPLFQNDIPGFSVEEHTAPEYWWSGDAEHDPWEWRISIAKSECVAYGKFFNKKAGFISLEWLPYFANYRRDGYDFDSLYEDGRANRRAHKIMDLFKENKLLLSSDIKRGAGFGKGGEKNFDGVVTELQMQTYLVMSDFQRKRNKKGEEYGWPVAVYSMPEQLWSYQNVTAAYKEEPQKSRQRIMNRIQELYPDATEKNSGMLRKI, via the coding sequence ATGGGAAATGAACATGGTGAGTGGATTATGCATGGGCTTGCATGGGATGATCAGAGACGAATCCGAACAGCAGACGAATTAATTTCTTTTATTAATAAAATCGGCTTTCTGCCTTTGTTTCAAAATGATATTCCTGGCTTTTCTGTAGAAGAACATACGGCTCCGGAATACTGGTGGTCGGGAGATGCGGAGCATGATCCGTGGGAGTGGCGCATAAGCATTGCAAAAAGTGAGTGTGTTGCTTATGGGAAGTTCTTTAATAAGAAAGCAGGATTTATTTCTCTGGAATGGCTTCCATATTTTGCGAACTACAGACGTGATGGTTACGATTTTGACAGCCTTTATGAAGATGGAAGAGCAAACAGACGTGCTCATAAAATTATGGATTTATTTAAGGAGAACAAGCTACTGCTGTCCTCTGATATCAAACGAGGTGCAGGATTTGGAAAAGGCGGAGAGAAGAATTTTGATGGTGTGGTCACAGAATTGCAGATGCAGACGTATCTGGTTATGAGCGATTTTCAAAGAAAACGAAATAAAAAGGGGGAGGAATACGGATGGCCGGTAGCCGTCTATTCCATGCCGGAACAACTTTGGAGTTACCAGAACGTAACGGCAGCATATAAAGAGGAACCGCAAAAATCCAGGCAGCGGATTATGAACCGGATTCAGGAATTGTATCCGGATGCCACGGAAAAGAATTCAGGGATGTTAAGGAAAATATAG
- the xylB gene encoding xylulokinase, which produces MNYLMGIDLGTSSLKSVIMERDGKIIAISTCKYDVSSPQPGHMEQDPEIWWLACVKTIRECLHKSSVEAQEIASLSFSGQMHGLILLDEKKELIRPAILHNDARSDVEVEALYALLGREHVLNHLMNPIFTGSQLASLYWMKKNETDRFRRIRYILSPKDYLLFRLTGVISTDYSDASATLLYDMKEKCWWKRALDCIDISPEFLSPVRESTFPAGKISHAAEKETGLSTQTIVCVGGGDQIMQALGNGVFNPGMATVTIGSSGQIFIPADRPVGNPDFNMHTFCGAQEDLWFSMGAILSAGLSLKWVGNLLGEDDFVKLGRKAEKVPAGSKGLIFLPYLNGERTPHMNPLLRGGFLGLSMETKADDLIRAVMEGVSFALREAMETCTQVVPAPVKWIASGGGTHSATWMQILANILDKPLYISKVRENAAVGAAITGGVGAGIYDSLKKGCGEVVSYHLNPVVPDPEKVKLYEELYQIFKEVNTANTKELERLAQMQRRSGDA; this is translated from the coding sequence ATGAACTATTTAATGGGAATTGATTTGGGAACATCAAGCCTGAAATCCGTAATTATGGAAAGAGACGGCAAAATCATCGCGATATCAACATGCAAATATGATGTAAGTTCACCGCAGCCTGGTCATATGGAACAGGATCCGGAGATATGGTGGCTGGCCTGTGTAAAAACAATACGGGAATGCCTGCATAAATCATCAGTAGAAGCGCAGGAGATCGCCTCTCTTAGTTTTTCCGGGCAGATGCATGGACTGATCCTATTAGACGAAAAAAAAGAACTGATACGGCCTGCAATTTTACACAATGACGCCCGGTCTGATGTGGAGGTAGAAGCGTTATATGCGCTTCTGGGAAGAGAACATGTTTTAAACCATCTCATGAATCCGATTTTCACCGGATCTCAGCTGGCGTCCTTGTACTGGATGAAGAAGAATGAGACAGACCGATTCCGACGAATCAGATATATACTATCACCAAAAGACTATCTCTTGTTTCGGCTGACCGGCGTAATCAGTACGGATTATTCAGATGCTTCTGCTACGCTTCTTTATGATATGAAGGAAAAATGTTGGTGGAAAAGGGCATTGGACTGCATTGATATATCGCCGGAGTTTCTGTCACCGGTCCGGGAATCAACATTTCCGGCAGGAAAGATTTCGCATGCGGCAGAAAAGGAGACAGGCCTCTCAACCCAAACAATTGTATGTGTGGGAGGGGGAGACCAAATCATGCAGGCACTGGGAAATGGTGTGTTTAACCCCGGCATGGCTACTGTGACAATCGGAAGCAGTGGCCAGATTTTCATTCCTGCAGACCGGCCGGTGGGCAATCCGGATTTTAATATGCATACCTTCTGTGGGGCACAAGAGGATCTGTGGTTTTCTATGGGGGCAATCCTGTCTGCCGGTTTAAGCCTGAAATGGGTCGGTAATCTACTGGGCGAAGATGATTTTGTAAAACTTGGCAGGAAAGCAGAGAAAGTACCTGCCGGGAGCAAAGGCCTTATATTTCTTCCCTATCTGAACGGAGAAAGAACACCCCATATGAATCCTCTGCTTAGAGGCGGATTTTTGGGTCTGTCGATGGAAACGAAAGCGGATGATCTCATACGGGCTGTGATGGAAGGAGTTTCATTTGCTCTGAGGGAGGCGATGGAAACATGTACGCAGGTAGTACCGGCTCCTGTAAAATGGATTGCTTCCGGAGGCGGAACGCATAGTGCCACTTGGATGCAGATTCTGGCAAATATTCTTGATAAGCCATTGTACATTTCTAAAGTAAGAGAAAATGCAGCAGTAGGGGCCGCTATCACAGGAGGAGTGGGGGCCGGCATTTATGACAGCCTGAAAAAGGGATGCGGGGAAGTCGTCTCGTATCATTTGAATCCGGTTGTTCCAGATCCCGAGAAGGTGAAACTGTATGAAGAGTTATACCAGATTTTTAAAGAGGTTAATACTGCGAACACAAAGGAACTGGAGCGCTTAGCACAAATGCAAAGGAGGAGTGGAGATGCTTGA
- a CDS encoding MATE family efflux transporter, whose product MRFYKTFLKLSVFIVLQNIIVLSVNLLDNVMLAGYSEQAMAGASVVNQIQFVYQQVLTALAEAAVMIGSQYWGEKKEKQNYDIAKCALTVGAVVCVICFAIVSLFDRSILALFTKDEVILKEAERYLAIIRISYGFFMVSTILLGFLRSREMVKIGLCTSVAALCINGFFNYLLIYGKFGFPVLGIEGAALATLMARVVECALVVIYTLKKTDVTWVKKLRSVTPGLFKDYLKVLLPLFIMALVWGISTALQTVILGNMSSTARSANAVSSNLFLLVKAAVTGSALAGGVMVGKAIGEGNSEAVKETSKKLQIVFLITAFAGALILYLIRVPVLKYYNLSPETKDMANQFLILMSAVYIGMGYQMPTSEGIIKGGGSPAFILVMNIISIWVIVLPLSWYMAFVKKAAPVVVLACLNADQVFKCVPVFIKTNYGHWMRKLTRT is encoded by the coding sequence ATGAGATTCTATAAGACATTTCTAAAACTAAGCGTTTTTATCGTGCTGCAAAATATAATCGTCCTCAGTGTAAATTTACTGGATAATGTGATGTTGGCCGGGTATAGTGAACAGGCTATGGCCGGAGCATCAGTCGTCAACCAAATACAATTTGTTTATCAGCAGGTGCTTACAGCACTTGCTGAGGCGGCTGTAATGATTGGCAGCCAGTATTGGGGAGAGAAAAAGGAAAAGCAAAACTATGATATCGCCAAGTGTGCATTGACAGTGGGGGCGGTGGTCTGTGTTATTTGTTTTGCGATTGTCAGTTTATTTGACAGGTCCATCCTGGCTCTGTTTACCAAAGATGAGGTTATTTTAAAAGAAGCTGAAAGGTATCTCGCAATTATACGAATATCTTATGGCTTTTTCATGGTATCCACGATTTTACTGGGCTTCTTAAGAAGCCGCGAGATGGTAAAAATCGGTCTATGTACCTCGGTGGCAGCTCTTTGCATCAACGGATTTTTTAATTATCTGCTGATATATGGAAAGTTTGGTTTTCCTGTGCTGGGGATTGAAGGAGCTGCACTTGCCACATTGATGGCCCGGGTGGTGGAATGTGCACTTGTGGTTATCTATACATTAAAAAAAACAGATGTAACCTGGGTAAAGAAATTACGTTCTGTTACCCCGGGGCTTTTTAAGGACTATCTAAAGGTTCTGCTGCCTCTTTTTATCATGGCACTTGTCTGGGGAATCAGCACTGCTTTGCAGACGGTGATTTTGGGTAATATGAGCAGTACAGCCCGGAGTGCGAATGCAGTTTCTTCCAATTTGTTTTTACTCGTCAAGGCGGCGGTTACCGGCAGTGCGCTGGCAGGTGGGGTCATGGTTGGCAAGGCAATCGGCGAAGGAAATTCCGAAGCCGTTAAGGAAACATCTAAAAAGCTGCAAATCGTATTTTTAATTACGGCTTTCGCCGGGGCGCTTATTTTGTATCTTATCCGAGTACCGGTGCTGAAGTACTATAATCTCAGCCCGGAGACAAAGGATATGGCAAATCAATTTTTGATTCTTATGAGTGCCGTCTATATAGGGATGGGCTATCAGATGCCCACCAGCGAGGGGATAATAAAAGGTGGCGGAAGCCCTGCTTTTATATTGGTGATGAATATTATCAGTATCTGGGTTATCGTCCTGCCCCTCTCATGGTACATGGCATTTGTAAAAAAAGCAGCTCCGGTTGTGGTTCTTGCCTGTCTGAATGCAGATCAGGTTTTTAAGTGTGTACCTGTTTTTATCAAGACGAACTATGGACACTGGATGAGAAAACTAACAAGGACTTAA